A DNA window from Christiangramia salexigens contains the following coding sequences:
- a CDS encoding DUF3467 domain-containing protein, whose translation MSEEKKSNKGKINIELDEAVAEGTYSNLAIINHSVSEFVVDFVNIMPGRPKSKVKSRIILTPQHAKRLLKALGDNINKFEQAHGEIRDYEKAPVPLNFGPTGQA comes from the coding sequence ATGAGCGAAGAGAAAAAAAGTAATAAAGGAAAGATCAATATAGAATTAGATGAAGCTGTTGCAGAAGGAACTTATTCCAATCTTGCTATCATCAATCATTCTGTATCCGAATTTGTGGTAGACTTTGTGAATATCATGCCCGGTCGACCTAAAAGTAAAGTGAAGTCCAGAATCATCTTAACTCCTCAGCACGCTAAGCGTTTACTTAAAGCTTTGGGAGATAATATCAATAAATTCGAGCAGGCACATGGAGAGATAAGAGATTATGAAAAAGCACCGGTGCCTTTGAACTTTGGACCTACAGGTCAGGCATAG
- a CDS encoding OmpA family protein, whose protein sequence is MKFNIFAVIFLVSLATHSQYLKESISAGAYAVNMGITPQTKSNALKPYGFIYEVLNDHFAEVKWVIKPDKKKDGIDFRIGEEDFRSGSFIIPVSYITKDLRQLIEKWEERGMVGSYLLEDMDLPVYKELTIAPKWTLDKQNGSIALAYFKAAGIPPIAHGGYDSRNWKLPPELGVCDDIFVMPHAEPQFDTHKNLYFWNREFKGAIWAGCHAPSELENLYGYASNEKNSELIQLNFLSEGVAAARTTGLVPYHKHRYATPPYTHNLPSDPVSQYIGRSDFALINGSERILYPKKANIWRKGSKKIVVDDTAPDVPTVSNGPGCVVIYGHGFDDPSNGLVMYQVSHDFSGDDPASIAAIRTFFNWSFLAAEIKREQNIVRFQNATGDKIFAARVGDDLVKTLNLNPILFDLDKAEISPAAAKQLDYISSYMKEYPELLLDIRSHTDSRADDEYNMTLSKNRVKQTKNYLILKGVDSSRISGRGYGETELLNKCNNKVPCSEAEHEKNRRSEFILSINCDLYSGDLKL, encoded by the coding sequence TTGAAGTTCAATATTTTTGCTGTCATATTCCTGGTCAGCTTAGCGACTCATTCCCAGTATTTAAAGGAGTCCATATCTGCAGGAGCCTATGCAGTGAATATGGGAATTACCCCTCAGACGAAATCCAATGCCTTAAAACCTTACGGATTTATTTATGAAGTTCTGAATGATCATTTCGCAGAAGTAAAGTGGGTCATAAAACCGGATAAAAAGAAGGACGGTATAGATTTTCGCATTGGTGAAGAAGATTTTAGGTCGGGATCTTTCATTATCCCGGTGTCTTATATCACTAAAGATCTAAGGCAATTGATAGAGAAGTGGGAAGAACGGGGGATGGTAGGAAGTTACCTTTTAGAGGACATGGATTTGCCGGTTTATAAGGAACTTACAATAGCACCAAAGTGGACCTTAGATAAACAAAATGGTAGTATCGCTCTCGCTTATTTTAAAGCTGCAGGGATCCCACCCATTGCACATGGGGGCTACGACTCCAGAAACTGGAAGTTACCTCCAGAATTAGGGGTGTGCGATGATATTTTTGTGATGCCCCATGCAGAGCCACAATTTGATACTCATAAGAACTTATACTTCTGGAATAGGGAATTTAAAGGAGCAATATGGGCAGGATGTCATGCTCCAAGCGAACTTGAAAACTTATATGGATATGCCTCCAATGAAAAGAATTCTGAACTTATTCAGTTGAACTTTTTATCGGAAGGTGTTGCTGCCGCAAGAACTACAGGACTGGTGCCATATCATAAACACAGATATGCCACACCTCCATATACCCATAATCTTCCTTCAGATCCCGTTTCTCAATATATAGGAAGAAGCGATTTTGCATTGATCAATGGTTCTGAGCGTATCCTGTACCCAAAAAAGGCGAATATTTGGCGTAAAGGCAGCAAAAAGATCGTAGTAGATGATACGGCTCCAGATGTTCCAACTGTTTCCAATGGTCCAGGCTGTGTGGTGATTTATGGTCATGGTTTTGATGATCCTTCAAATGGATTAGTGATGTATCAGGTATCTCACGATTTTTCTGGGGACGATCCAGCAAGTATTGCAGCGATAAGAACATTTTTCAATTGGAGCTTTCTTGCGGCCGAGATTAAGAGGGAACAGAATATTGTAAGATTTCAAAATGCTACAGGAGATAAGATCTTTGCTGCCAGAGTAGGGGATGATCTTGTTAAAACGCTGAATTTGAATCCTATTCTTTTTGATCTCGATAAGGCCGAAATAAGTCCTGCGGCTGCTAAGCAGTTAGATTATATTTCATCATATATGAAGGAATATCCCGAATTGTTGTTGGATATACGCTCGCATACTGATAGCCGTGCAGATGATGAATACAACATGACATTATCTAAGAACAGGGTGAAACAGACAAAAAATTATCTTATTCTGAAAGGTGTTGACTCTTCAAGAAT
- the rpoC gene encoding DNA-directed RNA polymerase subunit beta', which yields MARNNDKNTVQRFNQISIGLASPESILAESRGEVLKPETINYRTHKPERDGLFCERIFGPVKDYECACGKYKRIRYKGIVCDRCGVEVTEKKVRRDRVGHINLVVPVAHIWYFRSLPNKIGYLLGLPSKKLDMIIYYERYVVIQPGNAKDEEGNPLKKMDFLTEEEYLNILDELPQENQYLEDSDPNKFIAKMGAECLIEILKRIDLDELSYELRHKANNETSKQRKTEALKRLQVVEAFRDANKNRENHPEWMIMKVVPVIPPELRPLVPLDGGRFATSDLNDLYRRVIIRNNRLKRLMEIKAPEVILRNEKRMLQESVDSLFDNTRKSSAVKTDSNRPLKSLSDSLKGKQGRFRQNLLGKRVDYSARSVIVVGPELKMFECGLPKNMAAELYKPFIIRKLIERGIVKTVKSAKKIIDKKEPVVWDILENVLKGHPVLLNRAPTLHRLGIQAFQPKLIEGKAIQLHPLACTAFNADFDGDQMAVHLPLGPEAILEAQLLMLASHNILNPANGSPITVPSQDMVLGLYYMTKSKISTDEEPVKGQGLTFYSAEELVIAYNQKRVDLNANIKIRTKDYNDKGELVFQIIETTVGRVLFNEAVPEKAGYINEVLTKKSLREIIGKILKITSVPETSEFLDKIKELGYGFAFRGGLSFSLGDIIIPEEKQAMIDEANEQVEGIIGNYNMGLITNNERYNQVIDIWTSTNAGLTELAMKRIREDKQGFNSVYMMLDSGARGSKEQIRQLTGMRGLMAKPKKSNSGGGEIIENPILSNFKEGLSILEYFISTHGARKGLADTALKTADAGYLTRRLVDVSQDVIVNEDDCGTLRGVEVKPLKKNEEIVESLGERILGRISLNDVHNPSTDELLVSANEEITEEIVEKINEAPIESVEVRSPLTCEAKKGICINCYGRNLATNKIVQTGEAVGVVAAQSIGEPGTQLTLRTFHVGGIAGNISEDNKLEAKFDGIAEIEDLKVVKGEAPDGGTADIVISRTAELKIKDKKTGVVLSNNNIPYGAQINIDDGATVKAGDVVCTWDPYNGVIISEFAGKIKYENVEQGVTYQVEIDEQTGFQEKVISESRNKKLIPTLHIMGKKDEIIRSYNLPVGAHLMVDNEEKIGVGKILVKIPRKSSKAGDITGGLPRVTELFEARNPSNPAVVSEIDGVVSFGKIKRGNREIIVESKLGEVKKYLVKLSNQILVQENDYVRAGMPLSDGSITPEDILNIKGPNAVQQYLVNEVQEVYRLQGVKINDKHFEVVVRQMMRKVRIVDPGDTIFLENQLVHKDDFIEENNKLFGMKVIEDAGDSENLKAGQIISPRELRDENSILRREDKNLATARDVITATANPVLQGITRASLQTKSFISAASFQETTKVLNEAAVSGKIDGLEGLKENVIVGHKIPAGTGMRKYDSIIVGSKEEFDEMLERKQEVNFN from the coding sequence ATGGCTAGAAATAATGATAAAAATACAGTACAGAGGTTCAACCAGATCTCTATAGGTTTAGCTTCTCCAGAGTCTATCCTCGCGGAATCTCGTGGTGAAGTTCTTAAACCGGAAACCATCAACTACCGTACGCACAAACCAGAGCGTGACGGATTGTTTTGTGAGCGTATTTTTGGTCCTGTAAAGGATTATGAGTGTGCTTGTGGTAAGTACAAGAGAATTCGGTATAAAGGAATCGTATGTGACCGATGTGGAGTAGAAGTTACCGAAAAGAAAGTACGTAGAGATCGTGTGGGGCACATCAACCTTGTTGTACCTGTAGCACATATCTGGTATTTCCGTTCTTTACCTAACAAAATTGGTTATTTGTTGGGACTTCCTTCCAAGAAACTGGACATGATTATCTATTACGAGAGATATGTTGTGATCCAGCCTGGGAATGCGAAGGATGAAGAAGGAAACCCATTAAAGAAAATGGATTTCTTAACTGAAGAAGAGTATCTGAACATCTTGGATGAACTTCCTCAGGAGAATCAATATTTAGAAGACAGCGACCCAAATAAGTTCATAGCTAAGATGGGAGCTGAATGTCTTATCGAAATTCTTAAGAGAATTGATCTTGATGAACTTTCTTATGAATTAAGACACAAAGCAAATAATGAAACTTCTAAACAACGTAAAACTGAAGCGCTTAAGCGTCTTCAGGTTGTAGAAGCTTTTAGAGATGCGAATAAGAACAGAGAAAATCATCCAGAATGGATGATCATGAAGGTTGTACCGGTTATTCCACCGGAACTTAGACCTCTTGTGCCTCTTGATGGTGGTAGATTCGCAACTTCAGACTTGAACGATCTTTACCGTAGAGTAATTATTCGTAACAATCGTTTGAAGCGTTTAATGGAGATCAAAGCTCCTGAAGTTATTTTACGTAATGAAAAACGTATGCTTCAGGAATCTGTAGATTCATTATTCGATAACACCAGAAAATCATCAGCAGTTAAGACAGACTCTAACCGTCCGCTTAAATCACTTTCAGATTCATTGAAAGGTAAGCAAGGTCGTTTCCGTCAAAACTTGCTTGGTAAACGTGTGGATTATTCAGCACGTTCAGTAATCGTTGTAGGACCTGAATTGAAGATGTTTGAGTGTGGTCTTCCAAAGAATATGGCAGCAGAACTTTACAAGCCTTTTATCATCAGAAAACTGATAGAAAGAGGTATCGTAAAGACGGTTAAATCTGCCAAAAAGATTATCGATAAAAAAGAACCTGTAGTTTGGGATATACTGGAGAACGTACTTAAAGGACATCCGGTATTATTGAACCGTGCTCCTACGCTTCACCGTCTGGGTATCCAGGCATTCCAGCCTAAACTTATAGAAGGTAAAGCAATTCAGCTTCACCCACTGGCATGTACCGCATTCAACGCCGATTTTGATGGTGACCAGATGGCGGTTCACTTACCACTTGGACCAGAAGCTATTCTTGAAGCTCAGTTATTAATGCTGGCTTCACATAACATTTTGAACCCTGCAAATGGTTCTCCAATTACGGTTCCTTCTCAGGATATGGTACTGGGTCTTTATTATATGACCAAGTCTAAGATATCTACTGATGAAGAACCAGTAAAAGGACAAGGCCTTACTTTCTATTCTGCGGAAGAGTTAGTGATCGCTTACAACCAAAAAAGAGTAGACCTTAACGCTAATATTAAGATTAGAACTAAGGATTATAATGATAAGGGAGAATTAGTATTCCAGATCATTGAAACTACTGTTGGTAGAGTTTTATTTAACGAAGCTGTACCGGAAAAAGCAGGTTATATCAATGAGGTATTAACCAAGAAATCTCTTCGAGAGATCATTGGTAAGATTCTTAAGATAACCAGTGTACCTGAAACTTCTGAATTCCTTGATAAGATTAAGGAACTTGGATATGGATTTGCATTCCGTGGTGGTCTTTCCTTCAGCTTAGGTGATATTATTATCCCTGAAGAAAAGCAAGCCATGATCGATGAAGCCAATGAACAGGTTGAAGGTATCATTGGTAACTATAACATGGGTCTTATTACCAATAACGAACGTTATAATCAGGTAATTGATATCTGGACCTCTACGAATGCGGGTCTAACCGAATTGGCTATGAAGCGAATTCGTGAAGATAAGCAAGGATTCAACTCTGTATATATGATGCTTGATTCCGGTGCCCGTGGTTCTAAAGAGCAGATCCGTCAGTTAACCGGTATGCGTGGTCTTATGGCTAAGCCTAAGAAATCTAACTCTGGTGGTGGTGAAATTATTGAGAACCCGATTCTTTCTAACTTTAAGGAAGGTCTTTCAATTCTTGAATACTTTATCTCTACTCACGGTGCTCGTAAAGGTCTTGCCGATACCGCACTTAAAACGGCCGATGCAGGTTACCTAACCCGTCGTCTTGTTGATGTTTCTCAGGATGTGATCGTAAATGAAGATGACTGTGGAACATTAAGAGGTGTAGAAGTTAAGCCACTTAAGAAAAATGAGGAGATCGTAGAATCTCTAGGAGAGAGAATCCTCGGACGTATTTCTCTTAACGATGTACATAATCCATCTACAGATGAATTGTTGGTTTCTGCTAACGAAGAGATCACCGAAGAGATCGTAGAAAAGATAAATGAAGCTCCAATAGAAAGTGTTGAAGTACGTTCACCACTTACTTGTGAAGCTAAGAAAGGTATCTGTATTAACTGTTACGGTAGAAACCTTGCAACGAACAAGATCGTTCAAACAGGTGAAGCCGTTGGTGTTGTAGCTGCTCAGTCTATTGGTGAGCCAGGTACACAGCTTACATTACGTACCTTCCACGTGGGTGGTATTGCAGGTAACATTTCTGAAGATAATAAACTTGAAGCTAAGTTTGATGGTATCGCTGAGATCGAAGATCTTAAAGTCGTTAAAGGAGAAGCTCCTGATGGCGGAACTGCTGATATCGTAATTTCACGTACTGCTGAACTTAAGATCAAGGATAAGAAAACAGGTGTAGTATTAAGTAACAACAATATTCCTTATGGTGCTCAGATCAACATTGATGATGGAGCAACTGTAAAAGCGGGAGATGTGGTTTGTACCTGGGATCCATATAACGGTGTGATCATTTCTGAATTCGCCGGTAAGATCAAATACGAAAACGTTGAACAAGGTGTTACTTATCAGGTAGAGATCGATGAGCAAACAGGATTCCAGGAAAAAGTAATTTCTGAATCTCGTAACAAAAAGCTTATCCCTACTTTACATATCATGGGTAAAAAGGATGAAATTATTCGTTCTTATAACCTTCCGGTAGGAGCTCACCTTATGGTAGATAATGAGGAAAAGATAGGTGTAGGTAAGATTCTTGTTAAGATTCCACGTAAGTCTTCTAAAGCAGGTGATATTACAGGAGGTCTTCCAAGGGTAACCGAATTATTCGAAGCACGTAATCCTTCTAACCCTGCTGTTGTAAGTGAGATAGATGGTGTAGTTTCATTTGGTAAGATCAAGCGTGGTAATCGTGAGATCATCGTTGAGTCTAAATTAGGAGAGGTTAAGAAATACTTAGTGAAGTTATCTAACCAGATCCTTGTTCAGGAGAATGACTACGTTAGAGCTGGTATGCCACTTTCTGATGGTTCTATCACTCCAGAGGATATTCTGAACATTAAAGGGCCAAACGCTGTACAACAGTATCTTGTGAACGAAGTTCAGGAGGTATACCGTTTACAGGGTGTGAAGATCAACGACAAGCACTTTGAGGTTGTTGTAAGACAGATGATGCGTAAAGTAAGGATCGTAGATCCGGGAGATACTATCTTCCTTGAAAACCAACTCGTTCACAAAGATGATTTCATCGAAGAGAACAACAAATTGTTTGGTATGAAGGTGATTGAAGATGCCGGTGATTCTGAAAACCTGAAAGCTGGACAGATCATTTCTCCAAGAGAACTTAGAGATGAGAACTCTATTCTTAGAAGAGAAGATAAGAATCTTGCAACTGCAAGAGACGTGATCACTGCAACTGCTAATCCGGTACTTCAAGGTATCACGAGAGCTTCGCTGCAAACCAAGTCATTTATTTCGGCTGCTTCCTTCCAGGAAACAACTAAGGTACTTAACGAGGCTGCAGTAAGCGGTAAGATCGATGGTCTTGAAGGATTGAAGGAAAATGTAATTGTAGGTCATAAAATCCCTGCAGGTACAGGAATGAGAAAATACGATAGCATTATTGTTGGTTCTAAAGAAGAATTCGATGAGATGCTTGAGAGAAAGCAGGAAGTTAATTTTAACTAA
- a CDS encoding peptide chain release factor 3 produces the protein MKQYQKEINKRRTFGIISHPDAGKTTLTEKLLLFGGAIQEAGAVKSNKIKKGATSDFMEIERQRGISVATSVLAFEYEGIKINILDTPGHKDFAEDTFRTLTAVDSVIVVIDVAKGVEEQTEKLVEVCRMRNIPMIVFINKLDREGKDAFELLDEIEQKLNLTVTPLSFPIGMGYDFKGIYNIWEKNVNLFTGDPRKDIEETVEINDLGDSELDDLIGSEAADTLRDEVELAQGVYPEFDRSAYLDGKLQPVFFGSALNNFGVRELLDCFINIAPPPRPKESDTRIVKPEEEDFTGFVFKIHANMDPKHRDRLAFVKIVSGKFERNKNYLHVRNNKNMKFSSPNAFFAEKKEIVDVSYPGDIVGLHDTGNFKIGDTLTQGENLMYKGIPSFSPEHFRYINNADPMKSKQLEKGIDQLMDEGVAQLFTLDMNGRKIIGTVGALQFEVIQYRLEHEYGAKCTYENLNVHKATWVEPEDSKSDEFKDFKRVKSKFLAKDKSGQLVFLADSQFSLQMTQQKYPSIKFHFTSEF, from the coding sequence ATGAAGCAATATCAGAAAGAGATTAATAAGAGAAGAACATTTGGTATCATTTCCCACCCGGATGCCGGAAAAACCACTCTTACCGAGAAACTTTTATTATTTGGAGGCGCCATTCAGGAAGCCGGAGCCGTTAAATCCAATAAGATCAAAAAGGGAGCTACGAGTGATTTCATGGAGATAGAGCGCCAAAGGGGAATTTCGGTTGCTACTTCTGTACTTGCTTTTGAATATGAAGGCATTAAGATTAATATTCTCGATACTCCGGGTCACAAGGATTTTGCAGAGGATACCTTTAGAACTCTTACGGCCGTAGACAGTGTGATCGTGGTTATTGATGTCGCTAAAGGTGTGGAAGAACAAACCGAAAAATTGGTTGAAGTCTGCCGAATGCGAAATATTCCAATGATCGTTTTTATTAATAAACTGGATCGTGAAGGAAAGGATGCATTTGAATTGCTTGATGAAATTGAACAAAAACTTAACCTTACCGTAACCCCTCTAAGTTTTCCTATTGGAATGGGTTACGATTTTAAAGGGATCTATAATATCTGGGAGAAAAATGTAAATCTTTTTACAGGCGATCCCAGAAAGGATATAGAAGAAACCGTAGAAATAAACGATCTCGGAGATTCTGAACTGGATGACCTTATTGGTAGCGAAGCTGCAGATACCCTGAGAGACGAAGTGGAACTTGCTCAGGGAGTATATCCTGAATTTGACAGAAGCGCCTATTTGGATGGAAAATTACAACCAGTATTCTTTGGTTCTGCCCTAAACAATTTTGGGGTTCGTGAATTACTGGATTGTTTTATAAACATCGCGCCACCACCAAGACCAAAAGAAAGCGACACAAGGATCGTAAAACCGGAAGAAGAAGATTTTACAGGATTCGTATTTAAGATACATGCGAATATGGACCCTAAACACCGTGACAGGCTTGCTTTCGTGAAAATTGTATCAGGAAAATTTGAGCGAAATAAAAATTACCTTCATGTGCGGAATAACAAGAATATGAAGTTCTCTTCACCAAATGCTTTTTTTGCTGAGAAAAAAGAGATCGTAGATGTTTCTTATCCGGGAGATATTGTAGGGCTGCATGATACAGGGAATTTCAAAATTGGAGACACTCTTACTCAGGGTGAAAACCTTATGTATAAAGGAATTCCGAGCTTCTCGCCGGAACATTTCAGGTATATAAACAATGCCGACCCAATGAAGTCCAAACAACTTGAAAAAGGGATAGATCAGTTAATGGATGAAGGTGTGGCCCAATTATTTACCTTGGATATGAACGGAAGGAAAATTATTGGTACAGTTGGGGCTTTACAGTTCGAGGTTATCCAGTACAGGCTGGAACACGAATACGGAGCGAAATGTACTTATGAAAACCTGAATGTACATAAAGCTACATGGGTGGAACCTGAAGATTCGAAAAGTGATGAATTCAAAGACTTTAAACGCGTAAAATCCAAATTTTTGGCAAAGGATAAATCCGGCCAGTTGGTATTTTTAGCTGATTCTCAGTTTTCTTTACAAATGACCCAGCAGAAATATCCAAGCATCAAATTTCATTTTACATCTGAATTTTAA
- a CDS encoding alanine/glycine:cation symporter family protein, which produces MAEIDQFIADFASLVWGIPLVILLIGGGVFLLIYSRFLPFRYLGHSVEVLRGKYNNPDDPGDINHFQALSTALSSTVGMGNIAGVAVAIALGGPGAIFWLWVSAIVGMATKFFTNSLAVMYRGKDTEGKIQGGVMYYIVEGLGEKWKPLAVFFSVAGLVGALPVFNVNQLTQAINYILLEPNDIETGFMSSFIIGIVLTLITTVVIVGGLDRISKTVSKLVPAMVGLYFFSVLIILFVNHTEVLKYFTLIFTDAFAADNYKGDPLLGGVLGGLILLGIRRGAFSNEAGIGTATMAHGASKTSEPIREGLIAMLGPAIDTLVVCTLTAMAILVTGVWQSTDVNGVSLTAAAFDQSIPVVGSYLLLLCILAFSVSSLFSYSYYGTKCLSFLIGADKKKYYNYVYILSIIIGATTSLSFILNLIDGFFALMAIPTMISTLILAPRVMKAAKIYFKKYN; this is translated from the coding sequence ATGGCCGAGATAGATCAGTTTATAGCCGATTTCGCATCACTAGTTTGGGGGATTCCCCTAGTAATTCTGCTTATTGGAGGCGGAGTTTTTCTTTTAATCTACTCACGTTTTCTGCCATTTAGATATCTGGGGCATTCCGTAGAAGTGCTACGAGGCAAATACAATAATCCTGATGATCCTGGTGATATCAACCATTTTCAGGCTTTATCAACTGCTTTATCATCTACTGTAGGTATGGGTAATATTGCAGGCGTAGCCGTAGCAATTGCCCTTGGCGGTCCCGGTGCGATTTTTTGGTTATGGGTAAGCGCCATAGTGGGGATGGCGACTAAATTTTTCACAAATAGTCTCGCAGTGATGTATCGCGGTAAAGATACCGAAGGCAAGATACAGGGAGGCGTAATGTATTACATTGTGGAAGGTTTAGGTGAAAAATGGAAACCTTTGGCTGTATTCTTTAGTGTTGCAGGTCTTGTTGGAGCACTTCCGGTTTTTAACGTGAATCAGCTTACGCAGGCCATAAATTATATTTTACTTGAACCTAACGATATTGAAACCGGCTTTATGTCCAGTTTTATAATCGGAATCGTATTAACACTTATTACCACTGTGGTAATTGTTGGTGGTTTGGACCGGATAAGTAAAACGGTTTCAAAACTGGTTCCGGCCATGGTAGGTCTTTACTTCTTTTCTGTGCTTATCATCCTTTTTGTAAACCATACTGAAGTCTTAAAATATTTTACGCTCATATTCACCGACGCATTTGCAGCGGACAATTACAAAGGCGATCCGCTTTTAGGGGGAGTTCTTGGTGGTTTAATTTTGCTGGGAATTAGAAGAGGAGCTTTCTCCAATGAAGCGGGAATAGGAACTGCCACTATGGCCCATGGAGCCAGTAAAACCTCCGAACCAATTCGCGAAGGTCTCATAGCAATGCTTGGGCCTGCAATAGATACACTGGTGGTTTGTACACTTACGGCAATGGCAATTCTGGTAACGGGCGTATGGCAGAGTACCGATGTTAACGGTGTGAGTTTAACCGCCGCAGCATTTGATCAGTCTATCCCGGTAGTAGGTAGTTACTTATTACTTTTATGCATTTTGGCATTCAGCGTTTCTTCCTTATTCTCCTACTCTTATTACGGTACTAAATGTCTTTCGTTTCTGATAGGAGCCGATAAAAAGAAATATTATAACTATGTATATATCCTTAGTATCATTATCGGAGCCACAACTTCACTGAGTTTTATACTTAACCTGATAGATGGCTTTTTTGCATTAATGGCTATTCCAACGATGATCTCAACATTAATTCTTGCACCTAGAGTAATGAAGGCAGCTAAGATCTACTTTAAAAAGTACAATTAG